The Syngnathus typhle isolate RoL2023-S1 ecotype Sweden linkage group LG6, RoL_Styp_1.0, whole genome shotgun sequence genome has a window encoding:
- the LOC133155786 gene encoding uncharacterized protein LOC133155786 isoform X2: MHSKSHSKSCVKHQGANCRFGFPKQPCDETMIVRPAPVDDDNRDQRNEDRLASNAKLVPVLNLLNEPETASLTLPQLLAKCKLTGDEYMNCLRMTASSSSVVLKREPKDCWVNNYNRHLLLTWDGNLDIQYILNAYSCIAYICSYISKAEHGLSQYLKSVIENSRCANVNENVEENVPDYNVRSKTTQMSIVTEPAAIDPAVLRDMYRNLNQKQASVFYKVRDWCIKRVCSSKPIEQFFYHINGGAGTGKSHLIKCIHAEATKILQRLPRLAEEADISKQTVVLAAFTGTAAFNISGATLHCLLKLPRSLKPPYHGLGNKLDEVRAELSIAEILIIDEISMVSKDLFAYVNARLKQIKGINLPFGGMSVLAVGDFFQLPPVRQSKPLCVYDPTRPDHWRDDFKKITLTAIMRQKDDVAFAELLNRLRVKEKSDELSEMDRALLATRLTRMTTRKTKELAEWQGKLPLCKALRMSSRTQSKLPWVLVL; this comes from the exons atgcacagcaaaagtcactccaaatcgtgcgtcaaacaccaaggtgcaaattgccgctttggattccccaaacaaccgtgcgatgaaacaatgatcgtcagacctgcgcccgtcgacgacgacaatcgagatcaacgcaatgaagatcggttggcgtcgaatgccaagcttgttcccgtgctaaatctgctgaatgagcctgaaacggcatccctgactttgcctcagctactggctaaatgtaagctcaccggtgacgagtacatgaactgtttgcgcatgacggcctcgtcgagttctgtcgtgcttaagcgagaaccgaaagactgctgggtcaacaactacaaccgccatttgcttcttacctgggatggaaacctggacatccaatacatcctgaatgcctactcttgcatcgcatacatctgcagctacatcagcaaggctgaacacggtctgagccaatacctgaaatcggtcattgaaaactcccgctgcgcaaatgtcaacgagaacgtggaggaaaatgtcccggactacaacgtcaggtccaaaacaacgcaaatgtccatcgtgacagagcctgctgccatcgatcccgcggtgttacgcgacatgtatcgtaacctgaaccaaaagcaagcgtccgtcttctacaaggtcagagattggtgcataaaacgtgtgtgtagctcaaagcccattgagcagttcttctaccacatcaacggtggcgccgggaccggcaaatctcatctcatcaagtgtatccacgctgaggctaccaaaatactgcagagactaccacgactggctgaggaggccgacatttccaagcaaacggttgttctcgcagctttcactggcacggctgcgttcaacatttccggggcaacgttgcattgtctactcaaactgccgagaagtctcaaacccccgtaccacgggctgggcaataaactggacgaagtcagagccgagctgtccatcgccgaaatactcatcatcgatgagatttccatggtgtcgaaagacctcttcgcctacgtgaatgccaggttgaaacaaatcaaaggaattaatttacctttcggtggcatgtctgttcttgctgttggagatttctttcagctccctcccgtgagacagtccaaacctctgtgcgtgtacgatcctacgcggccggaccactggcgtgacgacttcaaaaagatcacgctcaccgccatcatgaggcagaaagacgatgtcgcctttgccgaactgctgaaccgacttcgcgtcaaagaaaagtcagatgaactgtcggaaatggacagagctctccttgccacgag attgacgcggatgactacaagaaagacaaaggaactggcagaatggcaaggcaagcttcccctgtgcaaggcgctaagaatgagctcccggactcaatcaaagttgccttgggtgctcgtgttatga
- the LOC133156011 gene encoding lamin-A-like — MSASKKRKRPKDSEGLSLPRPNIAQQVTVDEQQVTVDEQQVTLDEVDSYGKYVRLRNTVDEDQNLGNWQVKLQIGSSAPIVFKFAAEFILKAHESVTIWAADAGRNHNPPSDLVWETQSNWGPVGQVHFTLINANGEEIRMSKATGARLEDDDGNSTSTVG; from the exons atgtcggccagcaaaaagaggaaacgtccgaaggacagcgagggtttgagcttgcCTCGACCTAatatcgcccagcaggtcactgtggatgagcagcaggtcactgtggatgagcagcaggtcactctggatgaggtggactcgtacggcaaatatgtcagacttcgcaatacagttgatgag gatcagaatttggggaactggcaggtgaagctccagattggatcttctgctcccatcgtattcaagtttgccgcagaattcatcctgaaggcccacgagagtgtcacg atctgggcggctgacgctggccgaaaccacaatcctccctctgatctagtctgggagacacagtccaactggggacccgtaggccaggtccactttaccttgatcaacgccaacggagag gaaataaggatgagcaaagccactggcgcacgtttggaagatgatgatggaaattccacttccaccgtgggatag
- the LOC133155301 gene encoding prelamin-A/C-like — protein sequence MILTESFLDQQKQIRKMATPENTPQDAYNELRAIYKTELAKARAALVLEATERERLQVELSKLRIDFDELEARDTKKESDLAKARAALVSEATERKRLQVEFSKLKIDFDELEARDTKKESNLAKARAALDSEATERERLQVKLSKLKIDFDELERI from the exons ATGATACTGACTGAGTCTTTTCTGGATCAACAGAAGCAAATTCGAAAAATGGCAACCCCAGAAAACACTCCTCAAGATGCATACAATGAGCTGAGGGCCATTTACAAGACGgagctggcgaaagcccgtgcggctctggtcttagaggccacagagcgtgaacgtctgcaggtggagttgtccaagctgaggattgattttgacgagctggaagcaag ggacacgaagaaagaatccgatctggctaaagcccgtgcggctctggtctcagaggccacagagcgtaaacgtctgcaggtggagttttccaagctgaagattgattttgacgagctggaagcaag ggacacgaagaaagaatccaatctggcgaaagcccgtgcggctctggactcagaggccacagagcgtgaacgtctgcaggtgaagttgtccaagctgaagattgattttgacgagctggaa cgcatttga
- the LOC133155786 gene encoding uncharacterized protein LOC133155786 isoform X1: MHSKSHSKSCVKHQGANCRFGFPKQPCDETMIVRPAPVDDDNRDQRNEDRLASNAKLVPVLNLLNEPETASLTLPQLLAKCKLTGDEYMNCLRMTASSSSVVLKREPKDCWVNNYNRHLLLTWDGNLDIQYILNAYSCIAYICSYISKAEHGLSQYLKSVIENSRCANVNENVEENVPDYNVRSKTTQMSIVTEPAAIDPAVLRDMYRNLNQKQASVFYKVRDWCIKRVCSSKPIEQFFYHINGGAGTGKSHLIKCIHAEATKILQRLPRLAEEADISKQTVVLAAFTGTAAFNISGATLHCLLKLPRSLKPPYHGLGNKLDEVRAELSIAEILIIDEISMVSKDLFAYVNARLKQIKGINLPFGGMSVLAVGDFFQLPPVRQSKPLCVYDPTRPDHWRDDFKKITLTAIMRQKDDVAFAELLNRLRVKEKSDELSEMDRALLATRTLCRLTRMTTRKTKELAEWQGKLPLCKALRMSSRTQSKLPWVLVL; encoded by the exons atgcacagcaaaagtcactccaaatcgtgcgtcaaacaccaaggtgcaaattgccgctttggattccccaaacaaccgtgcgatgaaacaatgatcgtcagacctgcgcccgtcgacgacgacaatcgagatcaacgcaatgaagatcggttggcgtcgaatgccaagcttgttcccgtgctaaatctgctgaatgagcctgaaacggcatccctgactttgcctcagctactggctaaatgtaagctcaccggtgacgagtacatgaactgtttgcgcatgacggcctcgtcgagttctgtcgtgcttaagcgagaaccgaaagactgctgggtcaacaactacaaccgccatttgcttcttacctgggatggaaacctggacatccaatacatcctgaatgcctactcttgcatcgcatacatctgcagctacatcagcaaggctgaacacggtctgagccaatacctgaaatcggtcattgaaaactcccgctgcgcaaatgtcaacgagaacgtggaggaaaatgtcccggactacaacgtcaggtccaaaacaacgcaaatgtccatcgtgacagagcctgctgccatcgatcccgcggtgttacgcgacatgtatcgtaacctgaaccaaaagcaagcgtccgtcttctacaaggtcagagattggtgcataaaacgtgtgtgtagctcaaagcccattgagcagttcttctaccacatcaacggtggcgccgggaccggcaaatctcatctcatcaagtgtatccacgctgaggctaccaaaatactgcagagactaccacgactggctgaggaggccgacatttccaagcaaacggttgttctcgcagctttcactggcacggctgcgttcaacatttccggggcaacgttgcattgtctactcaaactgccgagaagtctcaaacccccgtaccacgggctgggcaataaactggacgaagtcagagccgagctgtccatcgccgaaatactcatcatcgatgagatttccatggtgtcgaaagacctcttcgcctacgtgaatgccaggttgaaacaaatcaaaggaattaatttacctttcggtggcatgtctgttcttgctgttggagatttctttcagctccctcccgtgagacagtccaaacctctgtgcgtgtacgatcctacgcggccggaccactggcgtgacgacttcaaaaagatcacgctcaccgccatcatgaggcagaaagacgatgtcgcctttgccgaactgctgaaccgacttcgcgtcaaagaaaagtcagatgaactgtcggaaatggacagagctctccttgccacgag gacattgtgcagattgacgcggatgactacaagaaagacaaaggaactggcagaatggcaaggcaagcttcccctgtgcaaggcgctaagaatgagctcccggactcaatcaaagttgccttgggtgctcgtgttatga